The window AAATAATTATTACTCTCTCTTAGACCAAATAATTGTGTAAAACCATCAATAGCTGTGGGTATGACCATTAAAAACCCGAGAAGGGTAAAATTAATTGAATAATGTACGAGATTAAAGTAGGAGAAAATGAAGAATGAAAACATTCCAATATACATGCCTGTACACCGAGAACAAACTGGAAAATAGTGTCTTTTTAATTTAAATGTTCTGTCGGGAAGGCGATGGCAAAAAAGCTGTGATGAAATTTTCAGATAATTAAAAAAGGTTGTTTTCATCTTTAACGGAGTTAATTCATTCAATCAGGCCCCTCCCCCTACATTGTTATCAAATATGAATAGTATAATACAATAGCAATATTAAGTTTTAATCACTCTCATAATAAACTTTGTTGTGAAAATCTGTAACAATTTTTTTTAAAGTATTATTTTCATTTTCGTAAACTTGATTAAACCCTCTAAATTTATAAATGACAAGCAAATGTTTCTTTATTTAATTTGATGTACCCCTTTTTAGTAGTAAGTAAGTAATAACAACATTACTCACCATTAAGCATATAGTTTATTAATAACAACGGATGATTACAATAACAACACTTTAGTATGATGTTAAAATTAGAGGGGGATAAAATGGGCTACCTTGTTTGCAATAAATGTGGAGGAACCTACGAACTACAGGAAGGAGAATCGCTTGATGACTTTGAAAATTGTGAATGCGGTGGAAAACTTGAATACGTTGAAGATATTGAGCCTACTGCTGATTTGGTTAAGGACAAGATAGGTTTAAAATGTCCTAAGTGCGGACATGAGAATCTCGACAATGTTAAATTCTGCGGATCATGTGGAGAAAATCTTGTCAAAGAAAATAAAAGTATTAAACCATTATTCAAAGCATTAAACTTTAATATTATCCTAATTGGATCAACCCTGACTATTCTAGCATTAATACTGTCCAAAGTATTATTTTTTGATATTGTTATAGGTTTGGAGCCGGTTACTGATTCTGAACACTCACTATATACACTGATTTATTTCATTATTATTTTTATGGGCAGTTTCATTCCGGGAACATTAAAAAAACTAGATTATAAAATAGCAGCCCTCCATGGGGGCATTATAATGATTTTTCCAGCTACATTTTTCTGGATATCAGTGTTAGGTTTCTATAACGAGCTTTTATCAAACTATGTATCCAGTTCATTAGAAGGAATCTCACTTAATTTAATCTTTGTTCTAGCTACAGCAATTCTAGTAATTGTTTATATAATAGTGGGTTCATTGGGGACTTTTATTGGAACATTCCTTAATAAAAAGCTAAACTTATCTGAAAAGAACGTTTGGATTAAATCCGAGAACTATATTAACAAAATAACCAATGAACAATGGAAATTCGGCTACCTATCCTTTTTGATTACCATCATATTGCTGTCAATAATGAGTTTTATTTAACATTTATTGATTTGAACCTTAGTTTGGGAAGTATTTGCATGAAAGAAGAAGATCAATCATTAAAACAGATTACATGTCCTAAATGTAATGCTACAGTAGGATCTAAATTAAAATTCTGTACTGAATGTGGTAGTGAAATTAAACAAACTGTCAGTTCCGATCAGACCACTACCTGTCCCAAATGTTACGCAGACATCGCACCCGGATTGAAGTTCTGCACAGAATGTGGTAGTGAAATTAAACAAACTGTTAGTTCTGATCAGGCTACTACTTGTCCGAAGTGTTTCGCAGATGTGGGACCTGGTTTGAAGTTTTGTACAGAATGTGGTGCTGAAATTAAACGATCTGTTAGTTCTGATCAGGCTACTACTTGTCCAAAGTGTTTCGCAGATGTGCAACCTGGATTAAAATTCTGCACAGAATGCGGCACTTCAATAATGATTCAAGATATTTCTAGTTCTAGTATTAGTGAAAAATTAAGGCAGCGTCGTGAAGCAGAAAGTAGAAGTGTTCCACCTCGTGATGAGACATTAGATACTGTTGTGGAATCTGGAAAGGGATTAATGAAAGGTTTGGGAGGATTCCTGAACAAAACTGCAAAAAGCATTGACCAAAGCATTGAAAATAACCGTCAATCCTCAGCCAGCAAAGAAATCCTTCCCCAAAACAGGAAAGAAGATGAAAATTTAGGATATCTTGTCTGTGATGCTTGTGGTGGTTATTACCAACTACAACAAGGTGAATCTGCAAACGATTTTGAAACTGAATGTGATTGTGGTGGTAAATTACAATATAGACTAGAATTATGAGTAGGGGGAAAATTTTATGGAAAGAAAACAACTATTATTACTAAACCCAGTTGAATATGAACACCAATTTGATAAAAAAGCTCTTAAAACTTTAGAAGGAACACCAGGGCTGGAAAAGGCTGTGAAATATATTCACAAACATGGTGTAGAAAGAGTTATGCGGTTAGTTAACACTGGTAGTCATATTCGAGTTACTCCTGACAATTTTCCTGATATTTATAAGTTATTAGAAGAGGCTTGTGCCAATATTTTTCTTAAAGATATTCCAGAATTGTATATTAGATGGAGTTATGATGTAAATGCCTGTGCTATAGGTTCGCAAAACCCGATTATTATTTTAGATTCAGGTGCTATTGATTTATTATCGGATGATGAATTGTTATGGTTAATAGGACACGAAGCAGGACATATAAAAAGTGGCCATATGTTGTATCATGATATGTCTTTGATAATTCCTATTTTAGGAGATATTATAGGTTCTGCAACTTTAGGTATTGGGGGATTAGTTTCATCAGGTTTAGAATTAGCTTTATTGTATTGGTATAGGATGTCTGAACTTACTGCTGATAGGGCTGGTCTTTTAGCATGCCAGGATCAGAAATCTGTTTTCAGTACTTTAATGAAGGCCGGCGGTGTTCCCAAAAGTTTCTATGATAAAATGAAAACAGAAGACTTCATCAAACAGGCGGAAGATTTTAAGAGTTTTGATTTTGATACTTCGGATAAAGTTACCAAAACTGTAATGATAAGCATATCAGATCATCCTTGGACAGTATTAAGAGCCTCTGAAATATTAAAATGGGTTAATTCAGGCAAATATGATGAAATCATTAAAATGCATGGTAAAGGCAGTTTAGAAGATATTGAAATCACTTGTCAAAAGTGTGGGAAAAAATTAAGTGGTAATGAAACATTCTGTGGTGTGTGTGGATCTAAAGTGTGGAAAAGATAATTATGCATTATTTTTAAATCAAGGAGGTGTAAGCTTCTAGAAACTCGCTAAAGGAAATTTAATGATGAAGAAGTTTTCTAAAAAGGAGAATGATGGGTTTATGCTGAATAATATTGATGATTCACTGAATGTAAAAATTAATTTAAGCAGGGTGTGAGTTAAATGGATGGAATGGAACCTTGGGCCTGGGTTGGAATAATAACTGTTTAGATTTTTATCATAAAAATCAACAATAAAGATTATTTATAAAAATCATTACTTAATTTATAAGCCTTTTTTTAAAGTTGAATCTTTTTTACTTCTCAGATACTCTCCAGGACAAACTATCTAACTTTTAATGATCTTAGTAAACTACACACATACCCTAATCATTAGATAAAAACTAAAGACAGGGATAACTAGTAAAAGTTATAAACAATTCATGGGGGTTTGTTTTATGCAAAACTGGAGTAAATATTTTTAGGATTGAGATCTATGGCCGAAGATCAAAAATTTGAAAAAAATAATATAATTCTGTACAAGGACGATGAAGGGGCGGCGACCATTGAAGTTCTTTTAAAAGACGACACCATGTGGTCTACACAAAAAACAATGGCAGAACTCTTTGATGTGACCGCACCAACCATAAATGAACACTTAAAAAATATCTTTCAAACAGGGGAATTAGATGAAATGTCAACTATTAGGAATTTCCTAATAGTTCAAAAAGAGGGTAATAGAGAAGTTACTAGAAAGATAAATTTTTATAATTTAGACGCAATTATTGCAGTAGGTTATCGTGTAAACTCTAAACAAGCTACACAATTCAGAATATGGGCTACTAATGTCCTAAATGAATTGATAACCAAAGGTTTCGTCTTAGATGATGATCTTTTAAAAAACGGTACCCGCTTTGGTAAGGATTACTTCGACGAATTACTGGAAAAGATCCGTGAAATCCGGGCCAGTGAACGTAGATTCTACCAGAAAATAACCGACATCTATGCACAGTGCAGTTTCGATTATAATAAAGACGCGGAGATTACCCGAACCTTCTATGCAACCGTTCAAAATAAGCTTCATTGGGCCATCACCCACCACACCGCAGCTGAAATCATATCAGAACGAGCTGATAGCACCCTAAAGAATATGGGCCTCACCACTTGGAAGAATGCACCAGAAGGTAAAATCCTAAAAACAGACATTGGTGTTGCTAAAGACTATTTATCCGAAAAAGAAATCTTAGAATTAAACCGAATTGTAAATATGTACCTGGACTATGCCGAAAACCAGGCAGAAAGACATAAACTCATGTCCATGGAGGACTGGGCATCCAGATTAGATGCATTCCTTAAATTCAATGAATACGATATTCTCCAGAATCCTGGAAAAGTTTCCCATACCGTGGCCAAGGAAATTGCCAATAAAGAATTTGAAAAGTATCGAAAGATCCAGGATAAAGACTATATCTCTGATTTTGATAAAGAGGTAGCTAAGAAATATTTGGATAAAAAAGGGAATGGAAACACTTAAATTCTTTTAACAAATGAATCTCCAAATAACCTACAGATACAGTGTGGTTATATAGGCTTGAATGACAAAGCCACACCTTATTATTCATTTAATAAAAAAAATAATTAAAAAAGAAATAAAGGTTTATTTTTTAATCTTAGGCGTTATTAATCCACTTACCACCATCAAAACAGCCAGTACCAGGTAATTCACTGGTGTTCCGGTACTCTTCATGGGCACGGTTTTGGTGGTGCTGGCAGCGTTTACAACATTAGAACCATTGCCCTGCACATTAAACGAGAATATTCCAGTAGGGTCCAGGTTAGCGTTGAAAGTACCGGAACTTATCACTGGTCTAATGGTAAAACTTCCCCCTGCCGTTGATATCACGGTTAAGTTCAGGTAGGGATCTCCCATAGGTACTGAGTCCAGTATCCAGGTTAACGTCCGGTTGTTAGCATTGTAACTCACACTTCCAGTATCTACCTGGGCACCCACGTAGTTCAGGCCTTCTGGTAAGGGGATATATATGACCACGTTTTGGGCAGTATTAGGTCCCTTGTTCCCCAGTTTATACTTCAAGGTGAAGGGTTGACCAGCAACAGGATTGACTGGATCAGAAACCCCATCCAGGTAAAGATAACAGGCCGGGTTAACCGACAGGTTAAAGGAAACTGTCTGGTTATCGGTAGTGGCGTTAACTGAAGTAGAACCAGTGGCGGTGGGTGTGAAGGTGGTGTTTACCACGCCGTTAGCCGTGAGTAGATTAGCCGGGTTCAACGTCCCCCGGTCACTCTGGAAGTTAACCGGGGTTCCATCGGGAATATGGCCATTAACCGGGTCTATTGGTGTTAGAATGGTTCCATTGTAGGCATTGTTGAAGCTTACTGTAACGTTACTGGTAGCGCTAGAATATATGGGTGAATCAGCGGTGATGGTCATGTACAACCAGGTACTAACATCCACTATACTGGATTCCGTGCCCACAAGTCGGACAAAATCCGGATTGTTGGTCCCCCACCAGTTCAATGTAGCATTGACAAAACTGGAACCTGATGGTTGAATAAAAGCACTGTAAATAGCAGCACCATTACCAGCGGTGTTGTTAACCAATCGGTTAAAGTTAACTAGTATATCTCCACCGAAGTTACAGATAGCACCTCCATAGTCGGCAGTGTTCAGGGTGAAGGTACAACCCGTCACCTTACTGAGGACACCTTCCTCATCGTTATGGATAGCACCACCATCTCCGGCAGTGTTAGCGGTGAAAATGCAGTCCATTATACCGTCGATAGTGCCACCCATATTGGCAATGGCACCCCCGTAACCAACCAGTTCACCAAGGGCGTTGTTGTTGGTGAAGGTACAGTTGGTGAGATTACCCATGGTTATTCCATTACTGATGGCTCCTCCATTTTCTGCGGTGTTACCGGTGAAAATACAGTGAGTCAAGGTATTCATGGTACCCTTGTTCTGGATGGCACCACCATCACCATTGTAGGCAGTGTTCCCCGTGAAAGTACAACCCTCCACATTATCAATAGTAGCTAATGCGTAATTGTCAATAGCACCGCCAGGACCATCCTGTGCAGTGTTTTCCACGAAAGTACAGTCCATCAAATTTCCAAGGACGGCATCATAGTCATTACTGATGGCTCCCCCACCGTAACCGGCAGTGTTCTGGGTGAAAACACAATCAGTTACATTATTGATAGTGCCCTGGTTGTTGAGTGCACCCCCGTAATAGGCTGAGTTTCCCTGGAAAGTGCAGGTGGATATATCACTGATAGTACCGTCGTTAAAGATTGCACCACCGTAGAACCATACGCAATCACTGTTAAATTCTGCGGTGTTTCCGGTGAAGGTGCAACCAGTTATTTTACCAATAGTATCGGTGTTATAGATAGCACCGCCCTGGTAAGTTTCTTGAACTTCAGGATCATCGCTTTTAACGGTGTTGTTGGCGAAAATACAGCTGGTTATATTGCTGATAGTACCGTGGTTATCAATGGCACCACCGTCACCATTATTGGCTGTGTTTTCCCGGAAGGTGCAACGAAGGAGATTATCAATGGTACCACCATTGTAAATGGCTCCACCACCACTAATCACCGTAGAAGTCGCATTATTTCCAGTGAAGGTACAATCAGTTATACTAAGGGTACCGGTACTGTAGATAGCACCACCAATATCTGCAGTTGCGTTGGCAAAAGTCAGGTTAAAAAAAGCCACGGTAGCCTCTGGCCGGATTTTGAATATCCAGCTGGTTCCTTCACCATTGATTATGGTGTTGTGTTGACTTTCACCGGTAATGGTCATACTTCTGGTGACTGTGAGGTTGGTGTTTCCGGTTCCGGTGTATATTCCTTGGGCAATGTTCACTGTTCCGTTTTCATCAACACTGCTAATTCCTTTATCTATAGTCAGGAAAGGACTATCTGCAGTTCCCAAATTTGTGTCGCTTCCACCAGTGGAATTAACATATACGGTTGATGCGGCACTAACACAGGAAACTGTAGCTAAAGTCATTATCATTCCCAACAAACATAAAATAAATATTGTTCTTTGTTTTTTCGTAGTTTCTCACCCCTCTTTATAGTAATTAACCACAATATTTCACCTTTTTAGTGGTTATGTGGATAAATAAAGAATCTTAATACATAATAAATTTATTGATTTGTTTCTTAAAATAAAACCAGAAAAATATAGTTCATCCTTCCTGAGAGAAATAACAAGAACTACAACCACGTCCAGGTTAAACAACAGTTATAGGAGAATATGGAGATCATTGGTGACCAGAATGTTACAATTCTTAAAGGGGGCAAATTTTATTTAAATAGGTAATGATATAACTTTAATTACTTTCTAATTCATTTTCTACTTTATTTAATAATTTTACGGCCATTTTAACCACATGATGGGCTTCGGATTTAGATATAGTTCCAGTCAAGTCATAAACAGCACGATGTCTTTTTCGACGTATTCTATCCAGACAAATAGAATAATCTTTTCCCAGCACTATTTCTGTGAATTTTACCACGGCAATATGTGAGTTTTTACTGGATGGCCGATAACCTCTGTTAAACATGAGAGCTCTAATGGATTGTAGCATGGAGTTATAGGATATGTTAAAGGCCCAATCATAATCGCTTTCATCTAAGATTCTCATAGCTGTATCAACATCTCTCCTAGCTAAACTCAAAGAGTTTTGTACTCTACGAAAGTCAGGTGATAATTTCTTAATGTAACCCTCTTTTTCCAGGTTATCCAGCATTTATTTCACCTAAAATTATGATTTTGGGTTCATGGAGTATTTCTTTAATGAAAGGATCGTTATTATCGATTTTTTCATTATATTCTTCATTGGATAGTATGATGTAATTTATTTCACGGGATAACTTTATTTCCAGTGTATTAAATTCAGTTATTAGGGTATCCTCATCTATATCACCCACCATGAAAACGTCAATATCACTGCCGGGGCCGGCATTTTTAGTAGCGTAGGATCCGTAAATGAAAGCTAGTTTAATCTGACCCCATTTTTTCACATTTTCCTTTAACAATTGGGCCACACCTTCAGTTTTCATCACCATATTGTAAAGTTCATTGTAAAGATAAAACTCATTATCTACCCTAAAATATTTTAGATTTCCTGCTTTTCTACTAGTTAAAAGACCAATATCCTCTAGATTGGAGAGTTCCCTCCTAACGGAGTTTATGTTTTCATTTATTTTCTTGGTGATTTCCCGGACATACAACTCTTCACCGGGATTTAGCATGAAAAGGGTGATAATTTTACTCCGGGTTTTGGATGTGAAGAGTTTACTTAACATGAATAAAAAATGTATTCGATTGTATAAATAATTTATTCATTATATATTAAGTTTAGTAATATTTTTATTATGAAGATGTAAGTGATATAAGCAATTTTCTATCCCCAAATTAACTCCCTGCAAATAATTTTATTATTAACATTATACCAACATAGATTATCATTTTATCTTGTAAATGGGGAGTTATCACTTGATATCATGGGAAACATATCAGAATATAGTAATTGAGCATTTAAACCGGAAGATAAGCTCTGCTGACAATCCGGATCAACACCAGGCCATCAGTGCTTCCACTGGTGAGTCCCAGTTCCTGGTGGCCGGGCCGGGTAGTGGGAAAACCACGGTCATGGTGTTGAAGATACTGAAGTTCATCTACGTGGATGATGTGCACCCTTCTTCTATATTGGCCACAACCTTCACCAGAAAGGCGGCTACCGAGTTACGCTCCAGGATCCTTTCATGGGGAGATGAAATACGCCAGGTCCTCCTGGAACTCCCTGAATTTAAAGACATACATCCATCTCTAAGGCACCTGGACTTCAACCAGATTACCACTGGCACCCTGGACAGTATATCCCAGGACATACTGAAGATACACCGTGCCCCGGGTTCAGCCCCACCAGTGGTTATCCAGGACTTTGTAACCAACGCCCTCATGCTCAAGGTGGGCCTCTTCCAGGAGGAAAAACACCATAACCAGGAACTCAGGGAATACCTCGTCCAGCTCCGGGGAGGTAAATTCGGGTTCAACACCAATGAAATGGCAAGACAGTTACTGGAGATAAAGGACCGGGTTTACTACGACCAGGTGGACTGGGAAAAACTCCACCAGGAAAAGATAAACCAGCATCCCGGCTTTGATGTGGCCCATCAAGCCATAAACGATTATCTCCAGGAACTTAAAAAACGGAGCCTCTATGATTTTGCCATGCTGGAAGCAGAATTCCTGGACCAGTTAAAGGAGGGGAAACTGGACGACTTCCTGGAAGGTTTGAAACTTGTCCTGGTGGATGAGTACCAAGATTCCAACCTCCTCCAGGAGCAGATCTATTTCCAGCTGGCACGAGCAGCAATAAATAACGGGGGTAGTATGACTGTGGTGGGGGATGATGACCAGTCCCTCTACCGCTTCCGTGGTGCCACTGTGGACCTTTTCACCAGTTTCCAGGAACGATTCCAACAGGAAATGCCCCAGGCACCCCAACCAAGGGTTATCTACTTATCCCAGAACTACCGTTCCACCGGTAACATTGTCCAGTTCTGTAACCAGTTCGCCCAGCTGGACCAGGAATTCCAGGAAGCCCGGGTGAGGGATAAACCAGCCATTAAACCAGAAAGAACACCACCACTCACTGAGTTTCCCATACTGGGAATGTTCCGGGAGGACGTGGAAACACTGGCCACCGACCTATCCAGTTTCATCTGGCAGGTAGTGTGTGGAGAGGGATACCGAGTACAGGACTACGTGATCAAGGTGAACCCGGATGAAGGTTCACCCACGGATCTATCCATTCTTTTAAGTTCGCCCCAGGAGCAGGCCTACACGAACAAGAAATTACCATATTATCTCCGGGAGAAACTGAAAATACCCATTTTCAATCCTCGAGGTCAGAGTTTAGAGAAGACCTGGGAGGCCAGCGTACTGTGTGGACTCATGTTAGACTGTATTGACCCGGAGTGTGAGATACAGAACTCCATTGAAAAACTGCCCTACACTGCCACTAAAAACTTCAAGTCCTGGCGGAAAACTGCCCGGGAATTTGTGGAAACCAATCCCGAACCAGAAACCCCTATATCACTAAAACAATTCGTTGATGCCTGGCAGGGGCGACAACCGCTGGGGCGTAACACCTGGAAGAGAGATGTTCCCCTACTGGATCTAGCCTATAAACTGGTGACTTGGATACCCACCCTGCAGGATGATGTGGAGGGACTGGTTTACCTGGAGGCCATCACCCGGACCATTGCCGAAACTGCCCTCTTCAGTAACTACGGTGGGGAACTGGTTTTTGATAAAAAATTCCCGGAACTGGAATGTTACTCCATAAAGGAAGCCTTCTGGAATATATTCGTACCCCTGGCCAACGGAGCTATAAAGGTGGATGAGGGATTACTGGACACCTTGCCTGATAACCGGATCAATGTCATGTCCATCCACCAGTCCAAGGGACTGGAATTCCCCCTAGTGGTGGTGGATATATGCTCTGATTTTAGAACTAACCATCCAAAAAATGCCTTTAAACGATTCCCAGATGATGGTGGTAAATCCTGTACCATGGAAGATGAGATACGTTCCTGTTCCCCTCTGGGACTACCCCCAAGAACTGGAAGGGACCGGGCCTTCGATGATCTAATCCGGCACTATTTCGTGGCTTACAGCCGGGCACAGGATGTATTACTATTAATAGGGTTAACCACCTATCCTGACATTCCCAACGTGGCCACGGGATGGACCAGGAATGAGGCCTGGCCCTGGGATGGTCTGGATAACTTGTTCCTGATCTAATAATAATATTTATATTTAAATAAGTATTATATTAAAGGTATGAAAACCTCCCGTACAAAAAGTGAAATTTTATCATCTAAAAAATCCAGATATATAAAACGAGGTGGGCTAATGGATATTTCTGACCTGGAATACCGGCTGTTAAATTTAGATAAAGAGTTACATCTTATACTAAAAGAAATCCGCAAAGCAAAATCTACCCCTAAAAATATAGTAGAAAATGCTACTGGCTCATGGGGATATGATGTGGATAGTAAAGATTTTGTTAGTAAATTACGGCGTTCTGAAAGGTTAGATCAGCTATGAAATTTTTCATTGACACCTCAATTTTTGTAGATGTACTCCGCACTGAATTTAAACCCTCATCTAAAAGATTTCTAGAAAGTATTGAAAAAGAGAATAAAGGTTTTTCTTCAGTTATTACCACAGCAGAACTTAGTGTAGGAGCTTACCGATCTAATCGTGAGGATTCTATTCGTAGAACTCTTGATCTTTTATCCATCGTTGACCTGGTTGATGTTAACGAAGTTATTGCATTAGAAATTGGGAAAATTTTCGCTGATTTAATGGATAAAGGGAAAATAATTGAACTCAATGATTGTATTATTGCAGCTAGCTCCTTATCACTGGGAATAAAAAGAATTATAACCAGGAACATAGAACATTTCCATCGCATTAAGGGTGTTGAAGCTATCGAACCCGAAGAATTGGGGTTTTAATATGTTATTTCTAATTATCAAAGAATCTAAAATAGGAAGGTAAATATGTGTCTTTCTGTCCGTTCCAAACCATACATAATCCCCGAGTACAGTCTAACTGGTGATCTACTGGCCTACCTTACCTGTGGTTTACAGTACCGCTACCAGAACAAGGGAACCCTACCCCCTTCCATGCCTATCCAGTTATGGTTTGGGGACTTTATCCACGGGGTTATGGAGGAATCCTACCTTAAGTGGAGGGATGATGACTGGAAGGATTTCCCCTGGGACTGGGAAACACAAATCCGAAGGGTGGAACTGGATATACACAACCGCATGCAGTCCCGTGGACTGCAACCTCCTGCCAACCTGTTCTGTCCCTTCCAGGGGGAAAGTGAACACCAGGGACTGTGCCCGGATTCCCATCACCCCCACAAGCTGGTGGCCAGTATCCGGGCCGAAGCCGCCATTAACACCTGGGGACCACACTTGTTTCCCCTGGTAGATGACAACGAAGTACGGTTAAAGGGTATACGGGACATGCCCCACTACCAGAAGGGGGTCAGCCGCTCCAACTACTACGGTGTAACCGGGATCATCGATGTCTTAAGCTCGGTTAAGCTGGAAGAGGCCAGTAATAAAAATCTGATTATAAAATACCTCCATCAGGATCCATCATTCCGGGAAAAACTGGAAAAGTTGGAATCTGACAAGTATGAGGTTATAGTGGATTATAAAGGTATGAAGCGACCCGCTATTGGTTCACCCTCATGGAAACACCACTACTGGCAGGTACAAACCTACTCCTGGCTACGATCACTGCAACCTGACTCCAGCCCGGTGCTCATTGGTATACTATTCTATCTTAACGAGTTATCCCTGTTTAAAGAAGACCTGTTAGAGCTTCAAAGGGAAGTTAAGGAAAACAGTACCGATGTCATGCCCACTGAAGGTGACCGGGAACTGATTTTACGGTGGAATCCTAAAAATAAAACACCTAAACTCTCGGAACCTTTCCGGAACCTGAGATCTATACGTATGATACCCATGGATGATGAATTACTGGCCCAGTCCCTGAAGGAATTTGATAACGTAGTGGAAGAAATTGAGGGGAGCATCATCCAGGAGGTGGATGGGCAGGTGATCCAGGATTCCTGGAGGACCAATCCAGACAAGCGAACCTGTGATGCCTGTGACTACAAAACCTTCTGCAAAACCTCGGCCAGCACTAAAAAACTAACTGTGCCCTAACGGTGAAAAATGTGTGAAGAATGCGATTTCTGTGGTAAATCCAGGACTGGATAGATGTATAGTATGCCATAGATGTTACTGTATTGACCATATGGGTGGTGATGGTTACTGCCTGGACTGTTACTTTGGTACAGGATTGTTCGAGTAACCATTTTATTAAGTAACCATCCTTGTTATATCAATATGCCAGAAATTTTATAGAAATCTTATTTTATTTATTCACCGGTTATACTTCTGATATTCTTTAAAAATCGCCGTGGACTACACCGGGGACTAAAGAAATATTTATTTACTTATTGATCACATAAACAACATCAATGATATAAATTAGTGATTTATTATAGATAATAACCAAATGGAGAACAAAAAAACAGAATATATCTTTTTTTCAGTGAAAGTTGTGGTAAAACAGTGATTAGTAAGGGAGGAACCTTAACATGTGGAAAAAACTGGAACTGGGTTTATTAGTTGTATTTGTATGCATGGTTGTGGCAGTATCAGGATGTATGTCCTCTTCAGTGAAGGTGGTTATTGATTACCCTGGCAGCTGGAATGGTACACTGAAAACTGATGCCGGAACACGTAGTATTGAAGGTACAGGAAATCAAACCATCGATTTAGGCACCATGACCGGTAGTTTATACGTTAAGGTGGAAAAGAAAGATAAAGGATCCAACAACACCATAAGAGTTTCAGCCATAAGAGGGGATGAAACCGTGAACACCATGAATTCCTCCACCCAGTACGGAGAATTGGACGATGCAATACTGAGCATTTACCTGACTCCATAGATCCAAGGATACATTAACTCTCATGGTATGGTTAAGTATCCATAA of the Methanobacterium formicicum genome contains:
- a CDS encoding PD-(D/E)XK nuclease family protein, whose protein sequence is MCLSVRSKPYIIPEYSLTGDLLAYLTCGLQYRYQNKGTLPPSMPIQLWFGDFIHGVMEESYLKWRDDDWKDFPWDWETQIRRVELDIHNRMQSRGLQPPANLFCPFQGESEHQGLCPDSHHPHKLVASIRAEAAINTWGPHLFPLVDDNEVRLKGIRDMPHYQKGVSRSNYYGVTGIIDVLSSVKLEEASNKNLIIKYLHQDPSFREKLEKLESDKYEVIVDYKGMKRPAIGSPSWKHHYWQVQTYSWLRSLQPDSSPVLIGILFYLNELSLFKEDLLELQREVKENSTDVMPTEGDRELILRWNPKNKTPKLSEPFRNLRSIRMIPMDDELLAQSLKEFDNVVEEIEGSIIQEVDGQVIQDSWRTNPDKRTCDACDYKTFCKTSASTKKLTVP